One genomic segment of Trichoplusia ni isolate ovarian cell line Hi5 chromosome 5, tn1, whole genome shotgun sequence includes these proteins:
- the LOC113494562 gene encoding uncharacterized protein LOC113494562 yields MGCGQSKINLYPRRNKNGGKGNSAKKSGAADKDADEEEGPAGAHPDDALADAEQSKHILPLTNHQPAIEVSASQQDFFKMLDDKIENGRDYDSSSETEIRIEHERRRILIEQWRSASMSTHSSQSQPSPPTPARRRGPRMIPAPPERQVNSPGSSRRCYRQPHVMDSFSPPPRRAHSAQSHHPPDPRQLNGDNWQDPTKSPVKRPQSAGANWKSNPKVVPYNQKPKKNEANEHKANHKEGEAQGLGQDMSQITYNPTFQTHSPAHSAKSQQPYIAQIISYPMSQQVTPPSPPKYIAPPEEYQDPQNNVTDNKFNPQTQKHSPVTQVHTQSHIYYIHGNTTATMAQDIVQQRQQTAMHLQQYVAMKQAQQQMFTYLQRSPHTVFPNVEYAQCPTPNRTYEGEEFVGQYGHPAMRPHSAPPPVGVVRPMPVAPGFSPIPDGAHVVQVPMWTHMAPVVSTMGPWVPGQATAEMQYYPQSQFTPMYRPNSAGSAGTLTRYQKKEPSDSEVKNNVCQSINLVRQKPIGQIVSIPGQELTVCNNVSDSPSPASVSTDSGVSPGNSVPSSKNSIFSAPPPSTADAFNLENKNKKNKTVQQPRSLKNSKSLDS; encoded by the exons GCGCTGCAGACAAAGACGCTGATGAGGAAGAGGGTCCGGCTGGAGCGCACCCTGACGACGCGCTGGCCGACGCCGAGCAAAGCAAGCACATCCTGCCACTCACCAACCATCAGCCTGCCAT TGAAGTTTCGGCGAGCCAACAAGATTTCTTCAAAATGCTGGACGACAAAATTGAGAAT GGCAGAGACTACGATTCGTCCAGCGAAACGGAAATCCGAATAGAACATGAACGGCGCAGGATATTAATAGAACAATGGCGCTCAGCTTCCATGTCGACACATTCCTCACAGTCGCAGCCATCGCCGCCCACTCCAGCCAGGAGGAGAGGGCCCAGAATGATACCAGCGCCGCCGGAGCGACAAGTCAACAGCCCTGGCTCCAGCCGCAGGTGCTACCGACAGCCACACGTCATGGACAGCTTCTCCCCACCGCCGCGAAGAGCCCACAGCGCACAATCCCACCATCCACCAGACCCGAGACAACTCAACGGGGACAACTGGCAAGACCCCACTAAATCACCGGTCAAGAGACCGCAAAGCGCAGGCGCTAACTGGAAAAGCAACCCTAAAGTGGTTCCTTACAACCAAAAGCCTAAGAAAAACGAAGCTAATGAACACAAGGCTAACCATAAAGAGGGCGAGGCTCAAGGGCTGGGGCAAGACATGTCACAGATTACGTACAATCCTACATTCCAAACACACAGTCCAGCACACTCAGCTAAGTCCCAGCAGCCGTACATCGCTCAGATCATAAGCTACCCGATGTCACAACAGGTGACGCCGCCATCACCACCGAAATATATCGCACCGCCGGAAGAGTACCAGGACCCTCAGAACAATGTGACAGACAACAAGTTCAACCCTCAAACTCAAAAGCACTCGCCGGTCACACAAGTCCACACTCAATCTCATATCTACTACATCCACGGTAACACGACAGCGACGATGGCGCAGGATATAGTTCAGCAGAGGCAACAGACGGCCATGCACCTGCAGCAATACGTCGCCATGAAGCAAGCGCAGCAACAGATGTTTACATATTTGCAACGAAGTCCACACACGGTGTTCCCCAATGTTGAGTACGCGCAATGCCCCACACCGAACAGGACGTATGAGGGTGAGGAGTTTGTGGGTCAGTATGGACATCCAGCGATGAGGCCGCACAGTGCGCCGCCTCCTGTAGGCGTGGTGCGGCCCATGCCAGTCGCGCCTGGCTTCAGCCCCATACCAGATGGGGCGCATGTGGTCCAAGTGCCGATGTGGACGCACATGGCTCCCGTCGTGTCCACAATGGGCCCGTGGGTCCCGGGCCAGGCTACCGCCGAGATGCAGTACTACCCGCAGTCGCAGTTCACGCCAATGTACCGGCCGAACTCCGCAGGCTCCGCGGGGACGCTCACCCGGTACCAGAAGAAGGAACCAAGTGATAGTGAAGTGAAGAATAACGTGTGCCAAAGCATAAATCTAGTCAGGCAGAAGCCGATAGGTCAGATCGTCTCGATACCGGGGCAGGAGTTGACGGTGTGCAACAATGTGAGTGACAGTCCGAGTCCGGCATCGGTGAGCACGGACAGTGGCGTGTCCCCGGGGAACAGCGTGCCCAGCTCCAAGAACTCCATCttcagcgcgccgccgcccagcACCGCCGACGCGTTCAACCTagaaaataagaacaaaaaaaataaaactgtacaacAACCTAGATCTCTGAAAAATTCGAAAAGTCTAGATTCTTAG